Proteins from a genomic interval of Rosa chinensis cultivar Old Blush chromosome 2, RchiOBHm-V2, whole genome shotgun sequence:
- the LOC112187095 gene encoding TOM1-like protein 5 → MAAELVNSATSEKLSEMDWTKNIQICELVAHDNRQARDVIKAIKKRLGSKNANSQLYAVMLLEMLMNNIGEHIHKQVIEVGILPSLVKIVKKKSDLPVRERIFLLLDATQTSLGGASGKFPQYYTAYYDLVSAGIQFPQRPPPVPSNSQVPEPAKNNLPNRDNGIAPRVEPHVVPESSIIQKAGNALEVLKEVLDAVDSQHPEGAKDEFTLDLVEQCSFQKQKVMHLVMTSRDEKVVSQAIELNEKLQKVLTRHDALLSCNSTLTVNRLIEEQGEEEEEEPEQLVRRLRKGKACVRPEDEEQSAEHSHLGLLGSSRPGERLNRPLIRPLCLEPSPESNGHLPPVAIPPPPAKHIERERYFQETKVDSSTLAGHIRGLSLHSRNASSSLSGSMDFSD, encoded by the exons ATGGCTGCTGAGCTTGTCAATTCTGCAACGAGTGAGAAACTGAGTGAAATGGATTGGACCAAGAATATTCAAATCTGTGAATTAGTTGCTCATGATAATAG ACAAGCTAGAGATGTCATTAAAGCTATCAAGAAACGTCTGGGGAGTAAAAATGCAAATTCTCAACTTTATGCAGTTATG TTGCTGGAGATGTTGATGAACAACATTGGAGAACATATTCATAAGCAAGTGATCGAAGTTGGGATTCTTCCTAGTCTAGTGAAGATAGTCAAGAAAAAG TCAGACTTACCAGTGAGGGAGCGCATCTTTCTACTGCTAGATGCGACACAGACATCCCTTGGCGGTGCTTCTGGAAAGTTCCCTCAGTATTATACTGCTTATTACGACTTGGTG AGTGCTGGAATACAGTTCCCTCAAAGGCCTCCTCCGGTCCCTTCAAATAGCCAAGTACCAGAACCAGCTAAGAATAATTTACCTAACAGGGATAACGGGATTGCTCCACGAGTGGAGCCACATGTTGTTCCTGAATCTAG TATTATTCAGAAGGCTGGTAATGCACTGGAGGTTTTGAAAGAGGTCCTTGATGCAGTTGATAGTCAGCATCCAGAG GGGGCAAAAGACGAATTCACACTTGATCTTGTGGAGCAATGTTCTTTCCAAAAGCAAAAAGTTATGCATCTTGTAATGACTTCTCG GGATGAGAAGGTAGTTTCTCAAGCTATTGAATTAAATGAGAAGCTCCAGAAGGTTCTTACAAGACATGATGCCCTGCTTTCTTGCAATTCTACATTGACTGTGAACCGTCTTATTGAAGAACagggagaggaggaagaagaagagccaGAACAGCTTGTTCGAAG GCTGCGGAAAGGAAAAGCTTGTGTGAGGCCTGAGGATGAAGAGCAGTCAGCTGAGCATTCCCACTTGGGTTTGCTTGGATCATCCAGGCCTGGGGAAAGGCTCAACCGTCCACTTATACGACCACTTTGCTTGGAGCCATCGCCTGAATCAAATGGACATCTTCCACCTGTTGCTATTCCACCCCCACCTGCAAAGCACATTGAGAGGGAAAGATACTTCCAGGAAACCAAAGTGGATAGCTCTACTTTGGCTGGCCACATCAGAGGTCTCTCATTACATAGTCGCAATGCAAGTAGCTCTCTCAGTGGAAGCATGGATTTTAGTGACTGA